From a single Rutidosis leptorrhynchoides isolate AG116_Rl617_1_P2 chromosome 5, CSIRO_AGI_Rlap_v1, whole genome shotgun sequence genomic region:
- the LOC139849152 gene encoding uncharacterized protein, whose product MTNEEQNGNINDDIDIHDTKMVYQDDHEVNSEKELDYETEIDWDRNVDREFTQPDHEQAEADQQDQEEELVPTEQEIQNDVDSGSGILMNLVLSIQNLTFVEMLISRSFNLLQKKVKSWRNRLNELHYNPSKSRREQLRARPEVVPKKHWKRLVDFWNGDASKGMSEKNKRNRPKRSLHPLIGKKSYAQIREELKIQLGREPSRVDIFERSFEKADITNNSEAVKQLEQMKELSKELPEGSLDEPGPDDIYAQVRGTAKHGQAKMYGLGVRVSDVWGKVRSRDALCKENVKLKAELQEYKKREKQKNVMIDNTVVNPHASTNNGIITNTPLHVDKEVHLKSINNPTPIVAKGRLHSLDPLTVVGGIEIGPRWGEVHVQVAIKSDEIVIRPFELVTIMIEATGVAIAWPTSLLSVVPLD is encoded by the exons ATGACTAATGAAGAACAAAATGGCAACATCAATGATGACATCGATATTCATGATACAAAGATGGTGTACCAAGATGACCATGAAGTTAATTCTGAAAAAGAATTGGATTATGAAACAGAGATTGATTGGGATCGGAACGTAGACCGTGAATTTACTCAACCTGATCATGAACAAG CGGAAGCAGATCAACAAGATCAAGAAGAGGAACTTGTCCCAACAGAACAAGAAATTCAAAATGATGTGGATAGTGGATCAGGTATTCTAATGAATTTGGTTTTATCTAT acAAAATTTGACATTCGTGGAGATGCTGATAAGTAGATCCTTCAATCTATTGCAAAAAAAGGTCAAGAGCTGGAGGAATAGACTTAATGAGCTTCACTATAATCCAAGTAAATCACGCCGCGAACAATTAAGAGCTAGGCCTGAGGTAGTCCCAAAAAAACACTGGAAAAGACTTGTTGACTTTTGGAATGGTGATGCATCAAAG GGCATGAGTGAGAAAAATAAACGTAATCGGCCAAAAAGGTCATTGCACCCATTGATCGGCAAAAAGAGTTATGCACAAATTCGTGAGGAACTAAAG ATACAATTGGGAAGAGAGCCGAGTAGAGTGGACATTTTTGAGCGGTCTTTCGAGAAAGCTGACATCACAAACAATTCTGAAGCTGTAAAACAACTT GAACAAATGAAAGAACTTTCCAAGGAATTACCAGAAGGTTCACTCGATGAGCCTGGACCAGATGATATCTATGCACAAGTCAGGGGTACAGCTAAACATGGACAAGCAAAAATGTATGGTCTCGGTGTTCGTGTATCAGATGTTTGGGGTAAAGTCAGGAGTCGTGATGCTTTATGCAAAGAGAACGTCAAGTTGAAAGCAGAACTTCAGGAGTATAAAAAACGTGAAAAACAAAAGAACGTTATGATAGATAATACCGTTGTTAAtcctcatgcatcaacaaataatggCATAATTACCAATACGCCACTACAT GTTGACAAAGAAGTCCACCTAAAGAGCATTAATAATCCAACCCCGATTGTCGCAAAAGGCAGGCTTCATAGTTTAGACCCACTAACAGTGGTTGGAGGAATAGAGATTGGTCCACGCTGGGGTGAAGTACATGTTCAAGTCGCAATAAAAAGTGATGAAATAGTGATAAGACCATTTGAACTTGTTACTATAATGATAGAGGCTACCGGTGTGGCTATTGCGTGGCCAACTTCTTTACTCTCG GTTGTGCCACTGGATTAA